The Malus domestica chromosome 10, GDT2T_hap1 nucleotide sequence ATTACCATATTTGCTTTAAAGGCACATAGAGTGCACGGTACAACTTAACAAAACAGCAACGTTATTCTTTCGTCGTGGTAGAAACCCAACATACACAAGCAAATTAAAGAAGTGCCACCAGGTGGTCATCTGGTTTATTTATAATCCCTCAGAGGCATATATACTTTGACTCCAAGCAAACTAGCACGCAACAAGGTAAATACAGTTAAGGTGCTGGTACGATGATGGGAGGTGAACTGTGCGACTCAACATTCCATATCTCCAAAACCCCATGAACAAAGTCATAGTAACCACCCTTGAGCGCTAGGTTGTTCTCTGCGAGCGCCTTTTGAACGTAAGGGTAAGTTTGTAGGTTTATTAGCGACAAATTTACTGCTTCCTGCATAAAATTATCATTCAAGAAGATATTTAGGTGAGATTAATGTCATAACTCATGAAAGCGCACGCACACACCTTAACTGGTCACTAAAAATTATTTCATTTGCAAAAAGTGAATCGAGCGTAAATGGCCTTCCAAATATTTCATCAATCCAAGATCGAATTAATATCTTACCCTTGCACAATCCTCACATTGTTCCTCGAAAGTGGTGCCACCTTGTCCATTTGCTATAACCTTAGCCTTGGCGGGTAAACCAATTTTGACCCATTCATCTATGAAGTCACTGCATATTCCAATCAAATGGTTAAGGATGCAAAACTATATACCATTAGCAAGTTCTAATGATCTCAGTTCATTGCTAAAAAAATGATTAGGCTGGGTTTTTGGCTATACTCTTTGACCATCCTAAAAATGCTAACAAATATCCAAATTACCAGGTCTTATATTGCATCCTTGTAAACGATAATGATTAATCATCTTCCATAATCTACAACTTTTGTGTGTAAAAAGCCTTACAAGGGAACAGAGTTATCCTCAGGGTGACTCATAAGCCTCTTTATCCCACCACAACGACTGTGTCCAATTACCAAAATATTTGTCACCTGTTCAATTTTCTTCTTGTTAGCATTCAATTCATACTATTTTAGtaacaagtgaagagaaaaggATTAAGAgttattaattcaataaattaaaagacttTTGGAATGTTTACCAGGAGTTGTGTAATAGCATATTCTATAACTGCTCCAACTCCTGCGTGTTTCAGCTGTAAAGATatggaaaaaaattattttcgtaGTCGGATGCATGACTATTATGTGATTTATGAGAAATTATATTCTCAAAGTTCAATATTATTTTGAACGTGAAACTGACACACTTGTTCATACAGTTTCTAATGCAGGTGTGCGTTACTATTATATAATGTAGAGAGTAATGGACCTGATTGAATGCAGGAACCATGTTTGCAATGTTGCGAGCCATGAAGGCCTCCCCAGGTTGGAAACTAAGGATATGTGAGGGGCTCACTCGGGAGTCCGAGCATGCAAATACCAGAAACTGCGTTGGGAATTAGCAACAAAAAGATTAATTAAACATTTCTTGGTCTATTTATTCTAATTAAGATGTTACAGCCAAATATTACCTTGGGGCATTGTCCATTGGCAAGCTCCTTGTAGTAATCTGGGTATTTTCTGTAAGATCAGTAGACATTATGCTTTCGAATCTATTAGATATATAGCAAATAtgtacaataattaattaatagtgAAATTACTCGAATTTGTTGACCCTGAAGTTGATGAAGCCATCTACAATCCTTTGAACTGGGTCGAAATGACCATCTGCAGGTCTTTGCAATTCAGCCATCAACTTCTCAATTTTGGCAGCAACCACATCGTCCAGCTCTTCCTTCTCACTGCAACCATGCCAACCAagattatcattaattttaacgaaaaccccatggtactgttcattttaacgaaaaaccacatttttacactaaaaagtcaaacatggtactattcattttaccctttattttattcttatcattaaaactcaaagttttcaagtcattttcattagtttttcttatattttatgCCACCAACAACCTTTTGTAGcctttaacaaaaaacaaattggagactaatttttttcttgttaGATATGTAGTTTACATGTTAGAGTAAAGTTTAGAATTGGTCCATGAACTTTCACCCTAATTTATATTTAGTCCATGTACTAAAAATTCGTTAATTTAATTTGGTtcttaaaattaacaaaagagtaaattgtagtaatggtccctcaattttaattaaattggagcaatggtccttcaactaaaaatctattaccattggtccctcaactcattaaaatgtgtagctatgatcatttttgtcaacttcgttaaaattttgtcaaaataagttatgttggaaggatcattgctacaattggggtccctctactcatcaaaacgtatagctatgatcattttcgtcaactttgtcagaattttgttaaaatgagttatgtttaaatgaccattactacaattgggttaaagttgaaggacAATTTCTtcagttggattaaagttgagggaccaatggtaatgaagtTTTAGTTGACGaaccatagctacacgttttgatgagttggggCACCAAtgataatagatttttagttaagagatcgttactccaattgagttaaatttaagggatcattgctacaatttacccTTAACAAAAATATGCACAATTTTGAGTTCACAGACGGAATCTAAACTAGGACCAATTCTAAATTTTTACTTTTACATGTTATATTGTCAAACATCAATATCTGATATTTTCATAAAGTGGATGGTTAGACCAAAGATCATGGATGAAGTCAATAAGTAGGCAAACCTGAGGAGATTTTTCAGGCGTTGAATAGCTAATTGGCTTGCCATTTTGTCTACTTTCTTTCCTGCAAATTCAAGAATCACGACCTTATTAGTTTAcattgaaatgtattatatgggtttctccacaaaaaaaaaaatgtaaataagaAACTGAGAGAGTCCCAAGCGGTGGGAAAGAAGCCAAAATTAACCCTgaacaaaattcaaaacaaaacaagaccAGGGAAAccatttttttccctttgttttttgattttcttttaatttattcaactcAAAGGCCAAATAAATAAGGATTGTATATTTGAGTTGTTCCTCTAAGCATTAACTaggtttttagttttataagCTATATTGAATCAAATTCGAAATTCTGAGTGCAAGAGTTAAATTTTTATGATCAGTAATTTTTATCCTCAATTGAAGAAGAGTTTCAATTGGAAGTACGTTAATTAAACTGGTTTGAGCACCAAGGAAAGAACTAGAACTAATTATCCATATATGTAAATTCTGCCAAAGTTTACAGTACTAAGCACGCGCATACACACATATGATAATATAGTTTGAGTAGAAAAATAGAAATTGATATTAATCTCTTGCATACCCGAAATAATCAGA carries:
- the LOC103437026 gene encoding carbonic anhydrase 2-like, whose protein sequence is MASQLAIQRLKNLLSEKEELDDVVAAKIEKLMAELQRPADGHFDPVQRIVDGFINFRVNKFEKYPDYYKELANGQCPKFLVFACSDSRVSPSHILSFQPGEAFMARNIANMVPAFNQLKHAGVGAVIEYAITQLLVTNILVIGHSRCGGIKRLMSHPEDNSVPFDFIDEWVKIGLPAKAKVIANGQGGTTFEEQCEDCAREAVNLSLINLQTYPYVQKALAENNLALKGGYYDFVHGVLEIWNVESHSSPPIIVPAP